In Candidatus Thermoplasmatota archaeon, the genomic stretch GCGAACTCCATCGCGACGGTGGTGAGCACGGGCGCGCTCTCGCCGCTTGCGGCCGTCCTGTGGGCCGCCGCGTTCAACTTCGCCGGGCTGTTCGTGTACGGCACGGCGGTGGCAAAGACGATCGGCAGCGGCCTTGTCGACGTGGCGGCGCTTCCGGTGGGCATTCCCCTTGTGACCTTCGCGGCGCTCGTCGGCGCCATCGCGTGGGCGGCCTTTGCCACGCACACGGGGCTTCCCGTCAGCATCAGCCATTGCCTCATCGGTGGACTTGTGGGCTCGGGCGTGGCCGCCGGCGGCGCAAGCGTCCTCATCTGGGGCTCCCCGATCAAGGGGCTCATGAGCACGTTCCTCTTCATCGTGCTCTCGCCGCTCATCGGCTTGGTCCTCGGGCTTTCGATCCTCGCCGCCGTCGCCTGGGCCCTCCGGCGGCGAAGCCCGGGCTCCATGTCCCGCGGATTCCGCCTCGCGCAGCTCTTCTCGTCCGCCTTCTACAGCATCGGGCACGGCGGCAACGACGCCCAGAAGACGGCCGGCATCATCACCTTCCTTTTCATCGGCGTGGGCCTCCACGCCAAGGACGACCCGATCCCGTTCTGGATCCTGCTTGCAAGCTTCACGACGATTGCCATCGGCACCATCCTTGGCGGATGGAAGGTCATCCGCACGCTGGGCCAGCGCGTGACGGCGCTGCGGCCGCACCAGGGTTTCGCCGCCGAGACGGGAGGCGCCGTCACGCTTGCCATGACCGCCGTCGCCGGGATTCCCGTGAGCACGACCCACACGATCACGGGATCCATCATCGGCGTCGGAACGGCGCAGCGCTTCTCGGCGGTGCGTTGGGGCGTGACGCGCCGCATCTTTGGCGCTTGGATCCTCACGATCCCCGTGAGCGCCACCGTGGCGGGGCTTGTCCTGCTGGCCTCGCTGGCGCTCGGCTTGCGCTAGTCAGGGGGCGACGACGCCTCGGGCGCCCGAAACCCGTCGGGCGACGAGCGAGAGGGCGAACACGGAGACGGACGAGAGCGCGATCGAGGCGCCCAGCGGAAGGTCGGCGGCAAACGCGAGGTACAGCCCGGCGACGACCACGAAGAGCGCGACGGCGACGCTGCCCAGGACGGCGCGGCGGAAGCTTGCGGCCACTTGAAGCGAGGCCGCGGCCGGCACGACAAGCAGGGCGGACACGAGGAGGACGCCGGCGACGCGCGCGGTCACGACGACGGCCAAGGCGGTGGCCACCGCAAAGCCGATCTCGAGCGCGCGCACGGGCAGGCCCGCCACGCGGGCGCCGTCGGCGTCGAGCGTGACGTAGAAGAGCTCCTTTTCGAACACGACCACGAACGCGCCCACGGCAAGCGCAAGCGCCGCCAAGAGCGGAAGGTCGGAGGGACCGACGGCAACGAGGCTTCCGAACAGGAAGCTGAACAGATCGACGTTGAACCCGCCCGAGAGGCTCACGAGGACGAGGCCCGCGGCAAGGCCGGTCGTGAAGAAGATCGCGATGGCCGTGTCGGTGAGGACAAGTCCCCGCGCCCGCAGGAGCTCGATGCCCACGGCGGCAAGGACGGCGAACGCGACGGCCACGCCGAAGGGGAACACGTTGGCAAAGAGCCCAAGGGCGATTCCGCCAAAGGCGATGTGGGCAAGGCCGTCGCCGATCATGGCCGCGCCGCGGAGGACGACGTAGACGCCAAGCGCGGACGCGATCGCCGCGGCCAAAAGGCCGGCCACGAGCGCGCGGACGACGAACTGGTACTCGAAGATCTCAAGCCCGGGAAGCATCGCGCACCCCCCCGTGCGCAGGCTCCGGATGCGCGCCGAAGAGATGGTGTAGGTCCTCCTCCGAGGCGATCGAGGAGGCGGCGGCGTCGAAGGTCACGCGGCGGTTGAGCGCGACGATGCGGTGCACCGAATGGAAGAGCGAATGCGTGTCGTGCGAGACGAGCACGATCGTGAGCGCCCGATCGTGGTTGAGGTGGTCCAGAAGCTCGTAGAACGTGTGTCGCGTCGCCGGATCGATGCCCGTCGTGGGCTCGTCGAGGAGCAGGAGCTCGGGCTCGCCCGCAAGCGCCCGCGCAAGGTGCACGCGCTGCCGCTGGCCCCCCGAGAGCGTGGAAAGCCGCGCCCGCCCGAGGTCGGCAAGGCCCACGGCGGAAAGCGCCGCCCGGGCGGCCGCGCGGTCTTCCCGCGCGAACGGTCGCCCAAGCCCGCGCCGGCCCGCGCGTCCGAGGAGAACGATCTCGTCCACGGTCGCCGGGATGTGCGGGTTGGGATGCGCAACGTGCTGCGGAACGTAGCCCACGCGATGCCACGCTCCGAAGCGCTCGCGAGGCGTGCCGAAGAGCTCGACGCGACCGTCGAAGGGGACCAAGCCCACAAGCGCCTTGAGGAACGTGCTCTTGCCGGCCCCGTTGGGACCCACGACGCCCACGTACTCGCCGGAATCCACGCGTAGCGTCACGCGATCCACGACCGTCTCGCCGTGGTAGCGTACCGTCAGATCCTGCGTCGCAAGGCAGGCGGCAGGCGGCATCGAACCTCACCCGCAGCGCATCGCAAGGCGCAGGTTGGCCAGATTCTGCCGGTGCAGATCGAAGTAGGTCTTTCCGGCGGCGCGCTCCTCGGCGGTGAGGCCCTCGATGGGATTGAGCACGAGGACCTGCGCGCCGACCTCGTCTGCGATCACCTCGGCCACGCGGGGCGAGACGAGCGTCTCGAAGAAGACGTGCGTGAGGTTGAGCGCGCGGGCGAGGTTCACCATCTCGCGGATCTTGGCCGGCGAAGGCTCCGCCTCCGGCGTCAGGCCGTGGACGCTGTGCATGAGGAAGTCGTACCGGTCCGCGAGGTAGCCGAAGGCCGCGTGCGTCGTGAGGATGTTGCGGTTGCCGCACCGGGCAAGCCCCCGCTCGAACTCGCCGTGCAGCGCGGCAAGCTCGGCCGAGAACGAGGTCGCGCGGGCGCCGTAGGCGGTCGCGTTGCCCGGATCCGCCCGGGCGAGGCCGGCCCGGATGTTCTCGACGACGCCCTGCGCGAGGACCGGGTCGAGCCACACGTGCGGATCCTTTGTCCCTTCGTGCTCCTCGTGCGTTCCCGTCTCGTCCTGCCCGGGGTCCCCCTCGTGCGGCCGGTCGGCCTCCCGCAGCGCAAGGCCGCGGGTCGCCTCCACGACGACCGCCCCGCGCGCGGTGAGGTCCCGGACGAACTCGTCGGCCCACGGCTCGAGGCCGGCGCCGTTGTAGACGAACACGGACGCGCGCTCGACGCGGACCCGTTCGGAGGGCCGGGGCTCCCAATCGTGCGGCTCCGTGCCGGCCGGGACGAGCGTGGCGACCGCGAGGTTGTCGCCGGCGATGCGCTCGGCGAAGAAGGCGAGCGGATAGAAGGTGGCGACCACCGGCGCCTCGCGCGCGCCGTCTTGGCCTTGGAGGCAGCCGGGAAGGGCAATCGCAAGGGCAAGGGCGAGCGTACGTAGCGTCCGCATGCGTGGGGTTCACGGAGCAGGGCCTATTAATCCGCTTTGGCGGATTGCGAGCCCGGTGCTGCTTTTGTTAATAAGGATTCATAACCATGGTGCCTTCTGGTTCACAGCGGGTTTCTTTTCGCCTGGGGCAGGCTGTCCAACGGCTAACAAAGTGGTATGGTTGGCACGGGGAAGGTTTCATAAAATGGAAAGCCCTGGGGAGCGCATGGGCGTCGTCAGCGTATCGCTTCCCGAATCGCTCGTCGAGGAGACGGACCGCCTGATCGCCCGGCGCGGGTTTGCCGGCAGGTCCGAGGTCGTGCGGGCGGCGCTGCGGGAGTTCCTGGCCGCCGCGTCGCAGGAGACCGAGCGCAAGGGCCGCCGCGCCGCCACCCTCACGCTCGTCTACCCGGAGGGTCACGAGCGCCACATCGGGGAGATCCGGCACGCGTTCAACGACATCGTCAAATCCATGGTCCATTCGCACACGGGCGAGGACTGCATCGAGGTCTTCGTGCTGCAGGGGGACGCCGACCGCATCCGGGCGTTCTCGGAGCGTCTCCGCAACTACCGGGAATCGCGCCTCGTGCAGACGGTCTACGCGGACGCCTCGCCCGCGGGCGATGAGCCGGCCCGGCGGCCGGGCCGACGCGGTTAAGGAAGGCGCCTGCGTTGGGCCGACGATGACGGAGGTCTCCGCCGGCCCGCTCGCGCGCATCCCCGAGGGGGGCTGCGTGCTCGTCGAGCACGGGCCTTGGCTCCTTGCCGTGTGGAAGATCGGCGGGGCGCCGCACGCCGCCGACGCCGTGTGCCCGCACCGCGGCGGGCCCTTGCACGAGGGGACGCTCGAAGGCGCCGTCGTCACGTGCCCGCTGCACGCGTTCCGCTTCGACGTGCGCACGGGTCGCAATCCGTTCAACCCCGGCTCGCGCATCGCCGTCTTCCCGGCGCGCGTGACGCCGGACGGGGAGGTGCTCGTCGACGTCCCCGCGTGAGCCCGGTCCGGGCTTCCCGCCGCTTTGCGACCCGCGCTTCCTCCTGGCCGTCGAGCACTTCGACGCCGGGCGCTACTTCGAGGCCCACGAGGCGTGGGAAGCGGTCTGGACGTCGAACTTCGAGAAGGCTCTCATCCAGGCCGCCGTGGCGCTCCACCAAGCCTCGCGCGGCAACCGCCACGGCGCGCGGCGCATGCGCGAAGGCTTCCTGCGCTACGCCGAACCGTACCGTCCGTCGTGGTGGGGCGTGGACGTCGAGCGGCTCGTCGCGGACGTGGAAGCCCGCCTCGCCGAATCCCTCGATCCGGCGCCCCCCTCGGGGCGCCACGAGGCGCCCCTCAGGTTTCCGTGGCTTGCGTGAAGTGCGTGGCCAGGCAGCGCCAGCCCTCGGGCGTGGGCTTCCAGATCTCAAAGAGGGTGCCCTCGGACTCGCGCGTCTGGCCGGCTTTCTCGTCCACACAGCGATACTTTGCCAGCACGAAGACGACCTCGCCAGCCTCGCGCGCCACGGTCGGCTGGACGGAGAGCTCGAGCACCGTAGCGCCCTCGCGCCAGTCTCGCACCGTGCGCTCGCGGTCCTTGGGCGTGCCGTCGGGCCCCACGCTCAGGTAGTCCTTGGCGAGGCGAGCCGCGTAGGCGTCCCACCGGCCGGCCGCCACGGCCGCGTAGGTCTCCTGCATGGCCGCGAGCGCTTCTTCGGCGGCGCGGGGGCTTTGGCTCACGCGCCGCCAAACGGCCGGGAGCGGAAAAAGGCTTGGGAAAAAAGACGACGGGCGATCGCGACGGTCGCCCTTCTTTGACGAACGAAGCTTCCGTCGCGAACGCTCGCGAAGGAGACTTGGCCCGTGTCGGCAATGACGCTTGCGGGACGATCCCGTGAGCCCAAGCCTTATGCCCCGGCCGCCCGTTGCCGGCAGCCGATGGACGAGATCTGGGTCGAGAAGTACCGGCCCCGCCGGCTCGCCGACGTCGCGGGCCAGGACGCGATCACGTCCCGACTCCGCTCGTACGTGAAGGCCCGCAATTTCCCCCACCTTCTCTTCGCCGGCCCGCCGGGCACCGGGAAGACCACCTGCGCCATCGCGCTTGCCCACGAGCTCTACGGCGAGCACTGGCGCCAGAACTTCCACGAGCTCAACGCCTCGGACGAGCGCGGCATCGACGTCATCCGCGGCAAGATCAAGGAGTTCGCCCGCACGGCGCCCATCGGCGGCTCCTCGTTCAAGATCATTTTCCTCGACGAGGCCGACAACCTCACGTCCGACGCGCAGGCGGCGCTGCGCCGCACGATGGAGCGGTACGCCGGAACCTGCCGCTTCATCCTGTCGTGCAACTACTCGTCGCGCATCATCGAACCCATCCAGAGCCGCTGCGCGGTCTTCCGCTTCCGGCCGCTTACGCTCGAGGACGTGAAGAAGGTCGTGCGCGACATCGCCAAGGCCGAGGATCTCGAGGTGACAAAGGACGCGCTCGAGTC encodes the following:
- a CDS encoding inorganic phosphate transporter produces the protein MAYEFEILAGLVALALLFDLYNGMNDAANSIATVVSTGALSPLAAVLWAAAFNFAGLFVYGTAVAKTIGSGLVDVAALPVGIPLVTFAALVGAIAWAAFATHTGLPVSISHCLIGGLVGSGVAAGGASVLIWGSPIKGLMSTFLFIVLSPLIGLVLGLSILAAVAWALRRRSPGSMSRGFRLAQLFSSAFYSIGHGGNDAQKTAGIITFLFIGVGLHAKDDPIPFWILLASFTTIAIGTILGGWKVIRTLGQRVTALRPHQGFAAETGGAVTLAMTAVAGIPVSTTHTITGSIIGVGTAQRFSAVRWGVTRRIFGAWILTIPVSATVAGLVLLASLALGLR
- a CDS encoding metal ABC transporter permease, coding for MLPGLEIFEYQFVVRALVAGLLAAAIASALGVYVVLRGAAMIGDGLAHIAFGGIALGLFANVFPFGVAVAFAVLAAVGIELLRARGLVLTDTAIAIFFTTGLAAGLVLVSLSGGFNVDLFSFLFGSLVAVGPSDLPLLAALALAVGAFVVVFEKELFYVTLDADGARVAGLPVRALEIGFAVATALAVVVTARVAGVLLVSALLVVPAAASLQVAASFRRAVLGSVAVALFVVVAGLYLAFAADLPLGASIALSSVSVFALSLVARRVSGARGVVAP
- a CDS encoding metal ABC transporter ATP-binding protein, encoding MPPAACLATQDLTVRYHGETVVDRVTLRVDSGEYVGVVGPNGAGKSTFLKALVGLVPFDGRVELFGTPRERFGAWHRVGYVPQHVAHPNPHIPATVDEIVLLGRAGRRGLGRPFAREDRAAARAALSAVGLADLGRARLSTLSGGQRQRVHLARALAGEPELLLLDEPTTGIDPATRHTFYELLDHLNHDRALTIVLVSHDTHSLFHSVHRIVALNRRVTFDAAASSIASEEDLHHLFGAHPEPAHGGVRDASRA
- a CDS encoding zinc ABC transporter substrate-binding protein; the encoded protein is MRTLRTLALALAIALPGCLQGQDGAREAPVVATFYPLAFFAERIAGDNLAVATLVPAGTEPHDWEPRPSERVRVERASVFVYNGAGLEPWADEFVRDLTARGAVVVEATRGLALREADRPHEGDPGQDETGTHEEHEGTKDPHVWLDPVLAQGVVENIRAGLARADPGNATAYGARATSFSAELAALHGEFERGLARCGNRNILTTHAAFGYLADRYDFLMHSVHGLTPEAEPSPAKIREMVNLARALNLTHVFFETLVSPRVAEVIADEVGAQVLVLNPIEGLTAEERAAGKTYFDLHRQNLANLRLAMRCG
- a CDS encoding CopG family ribbon-helix-helix protein; the encoded protein is MGVVSVSLPESLVEETDRLIARRGFAGRSEVVRAALREFLAAASQETERKGRRAATLTLVYPEGHERHIGEIRHAFNDIVKSMVHSHTGEDCIEVFVLQGDADRIRAFSERLRNYRESRLVQTVYADASPAGDEPARRPGRRG
- a CDS encoding Rieske 2Fe-2S domain-containing protein, with amino-acid sequence MTEVSAGPLARIPEGGCVLVEHGPWLLAVWKIGGAPHAADAVCPHRGGPLHEGTLEGAVVTCPLHAFRFDVRTGRNPFNPGSRIAVFPARVTPDGEVLVDVPA
- a CDS encoding DUF309 domain-containing protein, with the protein product MAVEHFDAGRYFEAHEAWEAVWTSNFEKALIQAAVALHQASRGNRHGARRMREGFLRYAEPYRPSWWGVDVERLVADVEARLAESLDPAPPSGRHEAPLRFPWLA
- a CDS encoding DUF4440 domain-containing protein, with amino-acid sequence MSQSPRAAEEALAAMQETYAAVAAGRWDAYAARLAKDYLSVGPDGTPKDRERTVRDWREGATVLELSVQPTVAREAGEVVFVLAKYRCVDEKAGQTRESEGTLFEIWKPTPEGWRCLATHFTQATET
- a CDS encoding replication factor C small subunit, with translation MDEIWVEKYRPRRLADVAGQDAITSRLRSYVKARNFPHLLFAGPPGTGKTTCAIALAHELYGEHWRQNFHELNASDERGIDVIRGKIKEFARTAPIGGSSFKIIFLDEADNLTSDAQAALRRTMERYAGTCRFILSCNYSSRIIEPIQSRCAVFRFRPLTLEDVKKVVRDIAKAEDLEVTKDALESLVYVAQGDMRRAVNTLQVAASLGKSVEEDAIYKVTATARPEDVRAMLETALAGNFLKARESLDNLLVEYGLSGEDVVKQVHRTVFDLSLPDDVKVKLVDKIGEVSFRIVEGANERIQIEALLAQVVLVGKGLPPVKK